A single Bacillus sp. HMF5848 DNA region contains:
- a CDS encoding ATP-grasp domain-containing protein, whose protein sequence is MKKTILILDADLRSTLSIIRAIGISNRFTIYTAGPSKLDFCKYSRYTERSFYYHCPKKSTLLFIESLKHIVNKIRPDYIFPCSDVTLYPIYCSKYYEEIKDRLMAPNKEVYMLTFDKKRMNDFVESFDVKTIGAPKRQEKLVIKPRQSRYIVNNQLITGFRRIINSPADREIILKEMKQFDEDPLQQEYIEGRGYGIFAAAKDGVVFSIFAHERIREVPPSGGVSSMRKSIPAHPLLLNSAKKIINQLKWTGVLMIEFKGISEEDAFFMEVNGRPWGSMDLAVASGVNFPKMMCDIFIDQLSIEQLSEQYGSSYQIDVYSRWILGDFSYIFHILRSNISFNEKAKCVTSVLWQKHSHVTYDTFQVKDPLPFLVECAQMLFKFKLKLKLMKGKPGKNTVTDKA, encoded by the coding sequence ATGAAAAAAACAATTTTAATTCTTGATGCTGATTTACGTTCAACCTTGTCTATTATTAGAGCAATTGGGATCTCAAATCGTTTTACCATATATACCGCTGGACCAAGTAAATTAGATTTCTGTAAATATAGTCGTTATACAGAAAGGTCCTTTTATTATCATTGCCCTAAGAAAAGTACTCTTCTATTTATTGAAAGTCTAAAGCACATTGTGAATAAAATACGACCTGACTATATCTTTCCTTGTAGTGATGTGACACTATATCCTATTTATTGCTCGAAATATTATGAAGAAATTAAGGACCGACTTATGGCTCCAAACAAAGAGGTATATATGCTTACTTTTGATAAAAAGCGTATGAATGATTTTGTAGAATCCTTCGATGTTAAAACAATAGGAGCACCGAAACGACAAGAGAAACTTGTTATAAAGCCTCGCCAGTCGAGATATATAGTCAACAATCAACTAATCACAGGTTTTCGAAGGATTATTAACAGTCCTGCTGATAGGGAGATTATTCTTAAAGAGATGAAGCAATTTGATGAAGACCCCTTGCAACAAGAGTATATAGAAGGACGTGGTTATGGAATCTTTGCAGCAGCTAAAGATGGAGTGGTTTTTTCAATATTTGCACATGAACGTATTAGAGAAGTGCCTCCTAGTGGTGGGGTAAGTTCCATGCGTAAATCTATACCAGCGCATCCCTTGTTACTTAATTCTGCTAAAAAAATAATTAATCAGCTCAAATGGACTGGTGTGTTGATGATTGAATTTAAAGGAATTAGTGAAGAAGATGCTTTTTTTATGGAAGTGAATGGGCGACCATGGGGCTCTATGGACTTAGCTGTTGCATCTGGTGTGAATTTTCCTAAAATGATGTGTGATATATTTATTGATCAGTTGAGTATAGAGCAACTTTCAGAACAATACGGAAGTAGCTATCAAATTGATGTGTATTCTAGGTGGATATTAGGTGATTTTAGTTATATTTTTCATATTTTAAGAAGTAATATTTCATTTAATGAGAAAGCAAAATGCGTTACATCTGTTTTATGGCAAAAACATTCTCATGTAACATACGATACATTTCAAGTAAAGGATCCTCTACCGTTTTTAGTTGAGTGTGCACAAATGTTATTTAAGTTTAAGCTTAAGCTTAAATTGATGAAGGGCAAACCAGGAAAAAACACTGTAACTGATAAAGCTTAG
- a CDS encoding methyl-accepting chemotaxis protein, protein MILQMRTIMEKVAHISVSVTDVAQTLVASAEENTAASNEVARTMQQIASGASDQTELMEQANTVVHNVSHQTSTIGQQTQEMSVEADNMIQVSNVGLQTVNTLQGHFTQTKTLAGEMEQAVQSLDQRSKSINEIVTRIAEIAGQTNLLALNAAIEAARAGEHGKGFAVVASEVRKLAEQTEYSLQDITSLVSQMQSETTRTVTLITETTDYLDVQGQAVGETEQAFITISNAVEGSQKAIQSIVNSVQTMLQQTDSLVSHTEKITSISQETAAGTEEVSASIEETTASMEQLNKLAEELDSYSVELKKELEKFEI, encoded by the coding sequence ATGATATTGCAAATGCGTACCATCATGGAAAAGGTTGCTCATATATCAGTTAGTGTAACAGATGTCGCACAAACGTTAGTAGCAAGTGCTGAAGAAAATACAGCTGCATCTAATGAAGTGGCAAGAACAATGCAGCAAATTGCAAGTGGTGCATCAGATCAAACAGAACTAATGGAACAAGCTAATACAGTCGTGCACAATGTTTCCCATCAAACATCAACGATAGGACAGCAGACTCAGGAAATGTCAGTAGAAGCAGATAATATGATCCAAGTATCGAATGTAGGATTGCAAACAGTAAATACGTTACAAGGGCATTTTACTCAAACAAAAACGCTTGCTGGAGAAATGGAACAGGCTGTACAGTCGTTAGATCAGCGTTCAAAATCAATTAATGAAATTGTGACACGCATTGCGGAAATTGCTGGGCAAACAAATCTATTGGCTTTAAACGCTGCCATTGAGGCGGCTCGTGCAGGCGAACACGGAAAAGGCTTTGCCGTTGTCGCCAGTGAAGTACGTAAGTTAGCTGAGCAAACTGAGTATTCATTACAAGACATTACTTCTCTTGTGAGTCAGATGCAGTCTGAAACAACGAGAACCGTTACACTCATTACAGAAACAACGGATTATTTAGATGTGCAAGGACAAGCAGTAGGGGAAACGGAACAGGCATTTATCACTATATCAAATGCGGTAGAGGGTAGCCAGAAAGCTATTCAGTCTATTGTGAATTCTGTTCAAACTATGTTACAGCAAACTGACTCTTTAGTGTCACATACTGAAAAGATCACATCAATTAGTCAGGAAACAGCTGCTGGAACAGAAGAAGTGTCAGCATCTATTGAAGAAACAACGGCTTCTATGGAACAGCTAAACAAGCTTGCAGAAGAGCTAGACAGTTATTCAGTAGAACTGAAAAAAGAACTGGAAAAATTTGAGATTTAA
- a CDS encoding LCP family protein yields the protein MKKWIIICTIVLFTICLASFGYVYYIYYQVVDTFEQIYEPIHPNTVSGRSNFPFNKEMLYAEKAHQQNQTPIRILIIGIDEREGDYGRSDVLIFTSIHPSDQSIRMFNIPRDTRVKIIGKDFEDKINHAYAYGSTNTTIKTVEAFLETPIDYYIKINMEGFYQLIDSLEGITINNELEWEDEDYVFKKGDITLDGKQALRYVRMRYLDPKGDLGRNDRQKKVIKAMAVKMVSFSSITKMNEILRTVGNNLTTNITQQDMTFLYMNFKDYRNNILTTQVDGKSQYINDIYYYIVSEQERITLHQFINN from the coding sequence TTGAAAAAGTGGATAATTATTTGCACTATTGTCCTTTTCACAATATGTCTAGCTTCATTTGGCTATGTTTACTATATATATTACCAAGTAGTAGATACCTTTGAACAAATATATGAGCCAATTCATCCTAACACCGTAAGTGGGAGGAGTAATTTTCCTTTTAATAAAGAGATGCTTTATGCAGAAAAAGCACACCAACAAAATCAAACTCCTATTCGCATCTTAATTATTGGTATTGATGAACGTGAAGGAGATTATGGACGATCTGATGTGCTAATTTTCACATCCATCCATCCTAGCGATCAATCCATTCGTATGTTTAATATCCCTAGAGACACTCGTGTTAAAATTATTGGCAAAGACTTCGAAGACAAAATAAATCATGCCTATGCTTATGGGTCAACGAATACGACAATCAAAACAGTAGAGGCTTTTCTTGAAACCCCAATAGATTATTACATTAAAATTAATATGGAGGGTTTTTATCAGTTAATTGATTCATTAGAAGGTATTACGATTAATAATGAACTCGAATGGGAGGACGAAGACTATGTATTTAAAAAAGGAGACATTACATTAGATGGAAAGCAAGCATTACGTTACGTCAGAATGAGGTACCTAGACCCTAAGGGGGATTTAGGTAGAAATGATCGACAAAAGAAAGTCATCAAAGCAATGGCAGTCAAAATGGTATCATTTTCATCTATCACTAAAATGAATGAAATCTTACGTACAGTAGGTAATAACTTAACAACAAATATCACACAACAAGATATGACCTTTCTTTATATGAACTTTAAAGATTACCGAAACAATATATTGACCACACAAGTTGATGGGAAGAGTCAATATATTAATGATATCTATTATTATATTGTTTCTGAACAAGAACGTATAACTCTTCATCAGTTTATCAATAACTAG
- a CDS encoding lipopolysaccharide biosynthesis protein: protein MTSVWNMINKYMEKSTFLRHVATLTTGTASGQIIIIAASPLLTRIYSPEDFGLLGIYVSLLAILVRLSSLQYDKTITLPKDTLDASALTLLSFVILVISTLIVGIIIFFIGEKLSLLFDILSFSQYLFLLPVSLLGIGTYEIMSKWAMRKEQYSSIAKTKVTQSFIMVSSQVMGGLLFVGPISLLVGDALGRMTGSSRLFVNSVKQDLSLFKKVTLPHIMTLATRYKKFPLLSSISALTRQISTELPTLLLIFFYGPAVGGSYVLVQRILSVPLNLIGTSIDNVMLAETSHLLHSNPNKIKKLVFKTMKNMFYIISPIMIVIALSAPSAFPFIFGEKWADTGIYVSILSLMYFFQFISVPFSPILIVLERQGLQVIRELIRILLISGSLWYANLKDIDAMGAIILISVAGALSFISYSVFSWFALHQFKLKLKLK, encoded by the coding sequence ATGACATCAGTGTGGAATATGATTAACAAATATATGGAGAAATCTACATTTTTAAGGCATGTTGCAACTCTTACAACTGGCACAGCATCGGGACAAATCATCATTATTGCAGCATCTCCCCTTTTGACTCGTATATACTCCCCTGAAGATTTTGGTTTGTTAGGTATATATGTTTCACTTCTAGCTATTCTCGTCAGACTTTCTTCCCTTCAATATGACAAAACTATTACTTTACCAAAAGATACGCTCGATGCCTCTGCATTGACACTGTTGTCATTCGTTATTCTTGTAATATCAACCTTGATAGTTGGAATAATTATTTTTTTTATAGGGGAAAAGCTCAGCCTACTATTTGATATCTTGAGTTTTTCCCAATACTTATTTTTATTACCTGTTAGCCTGCTTGGCATTGGCACATATGAAATAATGAGTAAATGGGCTATGAGAAAGGAGCAGTATTCAAGCATCGCAAAGACCAAGGTAACACAGAGCTTTATAATGGTAAGCTCACAAGTTATGGGCGGTCTGCTTTTTGTAGGACCTATTTCATTGTTAGTCGGAGATGCTCTTGGACGAATGACAGGGAGTAGTCGGTTATTTGTTAACTCGGTAAAGCAGGATTTATCATTATTTAAAAAAGTTACTTTGCCCCATATCATGACATTGGCAACTAGATATAAAAAGTTCCCCTTGTTGTCAAGCATATCCGCATTAACTAGGCAAATTTCTACCGAACTTCCAACCCTTTTATTAATTTTTTTTTATGGTCCTGCTGTTGGAGGTAGTTATGTTCTAGTGCAAAGAATATTGAGCGTGCCGTTAAATCTTATTGGTACTTCTATTGATAATGTTATGTTAGCTGAAACCTCTCATTTATTGCATTCTAATCCTAATAAAATTAAAAAATTAGTGTTTAAAACGATGAAGAATATGTTCTACATCATATCCCCTATAATGATTGTTATCGCTTTGTCTGCCCCCTCTGCCTTTCCTTTTATTTTTGGAGAAAAATGGGCTGATACGGGTATATATGTATCAATACTATCGTTGATGTACTTCTTTCAATTTATTTCTGTCCCTTTTTCACCAATTCTTATAGTTTTAGAAAGGCAAGGTTTACAAGTCATACGTGAATTAATCCGCATATTATTGATTTCTGGTTCATTATGGTATGCAAATTTAAAAGACATTGACGCAATGGGGGCCATTATACTAATTAGTGTTGCTGGTGCACTAAGCTTTATCAGTTACAGTGTTTTTTCCTGGTTTGCCCTTCATCAATTTAAGCTTAAGCTTAAACTTAAATAA
- a CDS encoding tyrosine-protein phosphatase, which produces MRIVDIHNHILWDLDDGPSHYEQALLMANQATTMGISNVIATPHFKKGLIEPSVTIIRDRVNQFNNRLEQDAVSLQLHTGMEVLLYPELLDDLKRDESILTLNETGKYVLIELPPHLIPSYTEQLFYEMQIQGFVPILSHPERNKDIQRHPEKLYNLVQRGALVQISASNLLTKKSLRLAKCTQLLLKSNLVHLIASDAHNTERRGFTLPMVYKLVEKKYGPLIASYFKTNAEKVLLGDEIVIHQPLPLSRALKRA; this is translated from the coding sequence ATGAGAATTGTTGATATTCATAATCACATTCTATGGGATTTAGATGATGGTCCTAGTCATTATGAGCAAGCATTGCTTATGGCCAATCAGGCTACTACGATGGGAATTTCAAATGTCATTGCCACTCCACATTTTAAAAAGGGACTTATAGAACCGAGTGTAACTATAATTAGAGATAGAGTTAACCAGTTTAACAACAGGCTTGAACAAGATGCTGTTTCACTACAATTGCATACAGGCATGGAAGTACTTTTATATCCAGAATTACTCGATGATTTAAAAAGAGATGAGTCGATTTTAACACTAAATGAGACTGGTAAATATGTATTAATTGAACTCCCCCCCCACCTTATTCCTAGTTATACCGAACAACTTTTTTATGAAATGCAAATACAAGGATTTGTACCAATCCTTTCACACCCTGAACGAAATAAAGACATACAGCGCCATCCTGAAAAACTATATAATCTCGTGCAACGAGGCGCCTTAGTTCAAATTTCTGCTAGTAATCTACTAACTAAAAAATCATTACGTTTAGCTAAATGTACACAATTACTCTTAAAAAGCAACTTAGTACACCTTATAGCTTCTGATGCTCATAATACGGAACGTCGTGGGTTTACATTACCAATGGTCTATAAGTTAGTTGAAAAAAAATATGGCCCTCTTATTGCATCCTATTTTAAAACCAATGCAGAAAAAGTACTGCTTGGAGACGAAATCGTTATCCATCAACCTCTTCCATTAAGCCGTGCATTAAAAAGAGCATAA
- a CDS encoding glycosyltransferase family 4 protein: MKQRVLLVATVYTHLANFHKPTIKLLQDKGFEVHAAANDNEGRKDEIEEMGVVCHTILFSRSPLNMNNILAMKGLSVLFKTNIYKVIHVHTPIAAFIVRMISSFYKQGPVLYTAHGFHFHKNAPLINWLIYYPAEKIAKRWTDGLIVVNDEDFTMAKKMGYVPNKTLFLTHGVGVNLNLHKQNDESIGNIREELAIPQEDFVLVCVAEFTKNKNHRFLLQAWQRLLQVSTDCHLILAGSGKFYSRMKTYTLQKKINNVHFLGFRHDVQEILKHSDAITLVSKREGLPKSIMEGMVLGLPAIVTNIRGSKDLITHEENGFVVNLGHVDDLTHFMKLLIDNKQIRSKMGQYSIGKIKTYSTTNVIKELENIYQRFRVIR; the protein is encoded by the coding sequence GTGAAACAGAGAGTTTTATTGGTAGCTACCGTGTATACACATTTAGCAAACTTTCATAAACCAACGATAAAGCTTTTGCAAGACAAAGGCTTCGAAGTTCATGCAGCAGCAAACGACAATGAAGGAAGAAAAGACGAGATTGAAGAAATGGGGGTTGTTTGTCATACTATCCTTTTTTCACGCTCGCCGCTAAATATGAATAACATCTTAGCTATGAAGGGGCTTTCTGTTTTATTTAAAACCAATATATATAAAGTAATACATGTACATACTCCTATTGCTGCTTTTATTGTTAGGATGATATCCAGTTTTTACAAACAAGGGCCTGTGTTGTATACAGCACACGGATTTCATTTTCATAAGAACGCACCTCTTATCAATTGGCTTATTTATTATCCCGCTGAAAAGATTGCAAAAAGATGGACAGATGGTTTGATAGTTGTCAATGATGAAGATTTCACAATGGCGAAAAAAATGGGTTATGTCCCAAATAAAACACTTTTTTTAACACATGGAGTGGGAGTAAACCTTAACCTACACAAACAAAATGATGAATCTATCGGTAACATTCGTGAAGAATTAGCTATTCCCCAGGAGGATTTTGTTCTTGTGTGTGTTGCTGAATTTACTAAAAATAAAAATCATCGCTTCCTCTTACAAGCATGGCAGCGACTACTTCAAGTCTCTACTGATTGTCATCTTATTTTAGCTGGGAGCGGGAAATTCTATTCTAGGATGAAAACGTATACTCTTCAAAAAAAAATCAATAATGTGCATTTTCTCGGATTTAGACATGATGTGCAAGAGATATTAAAACACTCAGACGCTATTACTCTAGTTTCCAAAAGAGAGGGTTTACCGAAGTCTATTATGGAGGGGATGGTCCTAGGTCTTCCTGCTATTGTAACGAACATACGCGGGAGCAAAGATTTAATTACACATGAGGAAAATGGTTTTGTTGTAAACCTTGGTCATGTAGACGATTTGACGCACTTTATGAAACTTTTAATAGATAACAAACAGATAAGATCAAAAATGGGTCAATATTCTATAGGGAAAATCAAGACTTACTCTACAACTAACGTAATTAAAGAGTTGGAGAATATATATCAAAGGTTTAGGGTGATAAGGTGA
- a CDS encoding polysaccharide biosynthesis tyrosine autokinase, producing MILDIRQMFQVIIRNWWVFILITTTFVFTSAVISYYVVPPLYEAKSDILVTSNDIGKVNDVSPGDIDSNLKLIQTYRVIIKSPIILEPVIENLNLDIDVDAMLKQIKIESAENSQVFSIIVRNRSQEQAVSLVNEVSTVFQKEVQRLMELNNIHILTPAKFNNQVKPVQPKPVLYMTVSFFLGMFFSIGVVFLREVLDTTLKSEEKVRNIFHVPVLGTVPSIQMKHRNVTQDPGISTFSTLDYKNKLLNTYNKGLYDSYYQNICASLKFIPTFKNKQLLLVTSPNPSEGKSLTSANLAISLAQSGKKTVYVDMDLRKPSGHYLFQLSNQRGVTSYLDGDMLLNDIIQPSPTRNLSVISAGPVPPNPLDLLNSEQLQTFFHELKERFTMIIIDSPPLFVADTIYTVALADGCILVINAKSTKLQAVRTSLDKFEEIEANLLGVVLNNKKMKNNQESSYYY from the coding sequence ATGATTTTAGATATTAGACAAATGTTTCAGGTCATAATCCGCAATTGGTGGGTCTTTATCCTAATAACAACAACATTTGTTTTTACTAGTGCTGTAATTAGTTATTATGTCGTTCCACCACTTTATGAAGCAAAAAGTGATATTTTAGTCACATCGAACGACATAGGTAAAGTGAATGATGTATCCCCAGGTGATATTGATTCAAATTTAAAACTTATTCAAACATATCGAGTCATAATTAAAAGTCCCATCATATTAGAACCTGTGATAGAAAATCTTAATTTAGATATAGATGTGGATGCTATGTTAAAACAAATAAAGATTGAGAGTGCAGAGAATTCTCAAGTATTTTCGATTATAGTGAGGAACCGAAGTCAAGAGCAAGCTGTAAGTCTAGTTAACGAAGTCTCTACTGTCTTCCAAAAAGAGGTACAGAGATTAATGGAGTTAAATAATATTCATATCTTAACTCCAGCAAAATTTAATAATCAAGTTAAACCAGTCCAACCTAAACCTGTTTTATATATGACTGTCAGTTTTTTCTTAGGTATGTTTTTTTCAATAGGAGTAGTTTTTCTAAGAGAAGTCTTAGACACCACCTTAAAATCAGAAGAAAAAGTTAGAAATATATTCCATGTGCCTGTACTAGGTACAGTTCCCTCTATACAAATGAAGCACAGGAATGTTACTCAGGACCCTGGAATTAGTACATTTTCCACGCTAGATTACAAAAACAAATTACTAAATACATACAATAAAGGTCTTTACGATAGTTACTATCAAAATATTTGCGCTAGCCTAAAGTTCATTCCTACATTTAAGAATAAGCAGTTACTTTTGGTCACAAGTCCTAACCCTTCAGAAGGAAAATCACTAACAAGTGCAAACCTAGCGATATCTTTGGCCCAAAGTGGTAAAAAAACTGTTTATGTAGATATGGACTTAAGAAAACCTTCAGGACACTATCTTTTTCAATTATCAAATCAGCGTGGGGTTACAAGCTATCTTGATGGTGACATGTTATTGAATGATATTATCCAACCCAGTCCTACACGTAATTTATCCGTAATTTCAGCCGGTCCTGTTCCACCGAATCCATTAGACCTATTAAATTCTGAACAGTTGCAAACCTTTTTTCATGAATTAAAAGAACGTTTTACCATGATTATTATTGATAGTCCCCCTCTCTTTGTTGCTGACACCATTTATACAGTTGCACTCGCAGATGGCTGTATTCTTGTAATAAATGCAAAATCCACTAAGCTACAAGCTGTGCGAACATCGCTAGATAAATTCGAAGAAATAGAAGCAAATTTACTTGGTGTTGTTCTAAACAATAAAAAAATGAAAAATAATCAAGAATCATCCTATTATTATTAA
- a CDS encoding polysaccharide deacetylase family protein, whose amino-acid sequence MTFLIRKAIKLILLLPIGLLFRFFKKQEPQATILMYHRVNDDIKKELSVSIENFLWQMNYLKRHQYEVITMDLLMKRVKEKKLTNKTIVLTFDDGYMDYFETTYPILKKFNFPSIQYLVPSYIETDKIFWWDQDLGSNQLMNWCQIVEISKSRLVQFGAHTVNHLDLDRIDEKMLGSEILVCKHILENRLNIPVYHFSYPRGRYNNMSENYVRNLYASGVSIFKGKPVTNKLASTDYAILKRVPIQRSDGKILFIARLKGWLVLEEFLRRLLNKL is encoded by the coding sequence GTGACATTTCTTATAAGAAAAGCTATTAAGCTTATATTACTGTTGCCCATTGGATTGTTGTTTCGTTTTTTTAAAAAACAAGAGCCGCAAGCAACCATCCTAATGTACCATCGAGTGAATGACGACATAAAAAAAGAACTATCCGTTTCAATAGAAAATTTCTTGTGGCAAATGAACTATTTAAAACGTCATCAGTATGAAGTGATCACAATGGATCTATTAATGAAGAGAGTAAAGGAAAAGAAACTGACAAATAAAACGATCGTATTAACATTTGATGATGGATACATGGATTACTTTGAAACTACATATCCAATTCTAAAAAAATTTAATTTTCCATCTATCCAATACCTTGTCCCAAGTTATATTGAAACAGATAAAATCTTTTGGTGGGATCAAGACCTCGGATCAAACCAACTTATGAATTGGTGTCAAATCGTCGAGATAAGTAAAAGTAGGCTTGTACAATTTGGAGCGCATACTGTAAATCATTTAGACCTTGATAGAATAGATGAGAAAATGCTCGGAAGTGAAATACTAGTTTGTAAACATATATTAGAAAATAGATTGAATATACCTGTTTATCATTTTTCATATCCTAGAGGTAGATATAACAATATGTCAGAGAATTATGTTAGAAACTTATATGCATCTGGTGTATCAATTTTTAAGGGGAAGCCAGTCACTAATAAATTAGCATCAACGGATTATGCAATTTTAAAAAGAGTCCCTATACAACGCTCAGATGGAAAAATACTATTTATTGCGCGCTTAAAGGGCTGGCTAGTTTTAGAAGAGTTTTTAAGAAGGCTACTTAATAAGTTGTGA
- a CDS encoding NAD-dependent epimerase/dehydratase family protein, with amino-acid sequence MKVLVTGGAGFIGTYTVKQLLEQGYQVSVVDKANCSIDDERLKASSFYTVNIEDPALEDVFEKEKPEAVIHLAAQIDVQHSIHNPIDDATDNIIGTINVLENCRKYKVRKVVYSSSAAVYGRPTSSIIDEDHPLNPVSPYGISKLTPEYYIKYYAHVHGMSYAILRYANVYGKLHHSSGEGGVISIFINQLLKGESPIIFGDGEQKRDFIYIEDVAKANVCAVMKGDDITANISTNTSTSLNELLTELKSRLDVKIHPIYVKGRPGEIRDSRLSNELANHYLQWSPSYNLQTGIKATLSTYNSTKT; translated from the coding sequence ATGAAGGTTTTAGTAACCGGTGGTGCAGGATTTATCGGAACATATACCGTTAAACAATTATTGGAGCAAGGATATCAAGTTAGTGTAGTGGATAAAGCGAACTGCTCGATAGATGATGAGAGGTTAAAAGCAAGTTCCTTTTATACGGTAAACATTGAGGATCCAGCACTTGAGGATGTTTTTGAAAAAGAAAAGCCTGAGGCTGTTATTCATTTAGCTGCCCAAATTGACGTACAACATTCTATTCATAACCCAATTGATGATGCAACTGACAATATAATCGGTACGATTAATGTGTTAGAAAACTGTCGTAAATATAAAGTTAGAAAAGTAGTTTATTCTTCCTCAGCAGCAGTTTACGGAAGGCCTACGTCTTCAATTATTGACGAAGACCATCCTCTAAATCCGGTTTCACCTTATGGTATTTCGAAATTAACTCCAGAATATTATATTAAATATTATGCGCATGTACACGGCATGTCCTATGCAATACTTCGTTATGCAAATGTGTATGGAAAGCTTCATCACAGTTCCGGAGAAGGAGGAGTTATATCTATTTTTATTAACCAACTACTAAAAGGTGAGTCTCCGATAATATTTGGGGACGGGGAGCAAAAAAGGGATTTTATCTACATAGAGGATGTTGCTAAAGCAAATGTATGTGCAGTAATGAAAGGAGATGACATAACAGCTAATATAAGCACCAACACCTCTACATCATTAAATGAATTGTTAACAGAACTAAAAAGTAGATTAGACGTTAAAATTCACCCCATTTATGTAAAAGGTCGACCTGGTGAAATCAGAGACAGTAGGTTGTCAAATGAACTTGCGAACCACTATTTACAATGGTCACCGTCGTACAATCTTCAAAC
- a CDS encoding O-antigen ligase: MMESFTRGQYEKYIILFLFWLTFALSGWVTIEPAPFDILILMVFGLTFFFSMFIFRPHFTLPLLLLWFYILQNIVSMYFMEDEITGFFYFFITFYLIMLWTMLISIISSDHDQIIQSIVYGYVTAGIVSALLGLTAYFNVLPSAEIFLYLGRIKGLFKDPNVFGPFLIPVVLFSLMYFESSIRKRTKIIWLASFLITTSAVFLSFSRAAWINYFISCTLFFVLWIVLSPKKRTFKKRINILVILSIMSLTVLIILINIPPIQSMFETRFGMQHYDSSRFSTQFKVLSTLREYPFGSGPGQSEFISNYSPHSLYVRVLGESGIMGFISFVSFLIITWIRSIYASIQTKSPLYIICTSTLLGLYVNSIVIDTLHWRHFWVLLALPWIYQKKTEKTLG, encoded by the coding sequence ATGATGGAAAGTTTCACGAGAGGTCAGTATGAAAAATACATCATTCTCTTTCTATTTTGGTTAACTTTTGCACTTAGTGGTTGGGTTACAATAGAGCCTGCTCCTTTTGATATTTTAATACTCATGGTGTTTGGATTAACATTCTTTTTTTCCATGTTTATATTTCGACCCCACTTTACACTACCGCTACTACTTCTTTGGTTTTATATTCTTCAAAACATTGTCTCCATGTATTTTATGGAGGATGAAATCACTGGTTTTTTTTACTTTTTTATTACCTTTTACCTTATTATGCTCTGGACTATGTTGATAAGTATTATCTCATCTGATCACGATCAGATAATACAAAGTATTGTGTATGGGTATGTCACAGCTGGGATCGTTTCAGCATTGCTTGGTCTTACGGCCTATTTTAACGTTCTGCCTTCAGCAGAGATATTTTTGTATTTGGGTAGAATCAAGGGGTTATTTAAGGATCCAAATGTGTTTGGTCCTTTTCTCATTCCAGTGGTTTTATTTTCATTAATGTACTTTGAATCTTCCATTCGCAAAAGAACAAAAATTATATGGCTGGCATCCTTTTTAATTACTACCAGTGCCGTTTTTCTTAGTTTCTCAAGAGCTGCTTGGATTAACTATTTTATTTCATGTACACTATTTTTTGTTCTATGGATTGTATTAAGTCCGAAAAAGAGAACTTTTAAAAAACGAATCAACATATTGGTGATATTGTCCATTATGTCTTTGACAGTGCTAATCATTTTGATAAATATCCCACCGATTCAAAGTATGTTTGAAACACGCTTTGGCATGCAACATTACGATAGTAGTCGTTTTTCCACACAATTTAAAGTCCTGAGTACGTTAAGAGAATATCCATTTGGGAGCGGTCCAGGACAATCCGAATTCATTTCTAATTATTCACCGCACAGTCTATATGTCCGTGTACTTGGTGAGAGTGGCATAATGGGTTTTATCTCGTTTGTTTCTTTTTTAATTATTACGTGGATTAGGTCAATATACGCGTCTATTCAGACTAAATCACCCTTGTACATCATATGCACTTCCACTCTGTTAGGTCTGTATGTTAACAGTATTGTAATTGATACATTACACTGGCGTCATTTTTGGGTTTTACTCGCGCTACCATGGATTTATCAAAAAAAAACTGAAAAAACTTTGGGGTGA